The DNA region TAAAATCTGTGGCATCACAAAAGTATCCTACAAGAGCTGTATTCTCAGTTTCAAAAACCCTAAAGTACCATCATGCAAGTTAGAACAGCATCTTCTGGCAATAACCACAGATTTACTCTCCAGACcattctctggacatgctccagcacctcaatgttcttcttgtagtgaggagcccagaactgaacacagcactccaggtgtggcctcaccagtgctaaGCACAGAGGGACAATGTGAAGACAAGCATTTTGATCTGCCCACAAAGTAAGCAttggtgtccctgcctgtgtgAAGAGAGCTGgagctagatgatctttaaggtgccttccaacccaaggcACCCTGTGATTCCATGGTTTGCCAGCTATTACCAGAGCAGACAGGAAGAACTCCTGCACAAGAGGGTCTGTATGTattcagaggggcagccctgCAAAGCAGGTCATGACATTTGCTGTTAGCACATCTCCTCCATACCCATGAAATGCGTGTAAcgcccagcacaggcagattTAAGCAATGCTCTCATGTTTCTTTTGATGTCTCATCAGATTTCCTGGTCTTGCCAAAGACAAAGATAGAAGCTGTTTCTCCCAAGCAACCTGTCCAGTTCTGTGCATGGATATAGCCCCAAATATATACACAGTGTGGTAATTAACTATCTCCTGGCTTTGTTGTTTCTCCCATCTTTTCCATTTGGGAAACCTCTGCTGAGCTTTCTTATGGTCTATTCTTTTGGTTAAACTATTTCCATCATCCAACTTAGATCACATTTCACTTCATACCACAGTGCTGATGGTAGGAATTCTTTTCTCCAAAGAGGTGAGACCTtcctgaatgcagagaaggctTATGCTGATGGAAATCTGTCACACTCCTTTCCTATACAGTACTATGTTCTAAAACAATAACATTAAACTGCCACTCAAAGACCCTTTCccattgtattaaaaaaaaagaaattaaataccccttttaaaaaatcagaggCCTGAAGTAATTTCCAGTAACATTTGATGAGAACTTTAGGCTGTTCTCTTCCAGTGAAGGTATTAGAACTCATAGAATGATTCAGCCATTTGTTTTCAAACCTCAAAATGCatgaaggggaaaacaaaaagtgTAATGCAAGAATTGTCAAAGGGAGCAATTAGATGAAAATAGCTGAAATTAGGAGAACTTCTAATGCTATATTTTCTGTTATGTTAATTGATTTTAGCTGATTAAACATATTTATGTTGGTACTGTagtagaatcacagaaactGTTTGACTGCACTGATTTTGCTggctacctttttttttctctaggcataattataaaatatgaactttacatgaaaaaaaaaccagtaggGAACTTTCTCCCTCATGAAATCCATACTTTCCAAAGGCCCAGTCCTCCAATAGTTGCAGTCTCCTAATGAAAATGCCTTGAGAGCCATTCACAGACTATGAATTTAATGTGCTAGCAGTAAACACAGCAGGTGTAAAATCTACAGACTGGATATCAGGACGAACAGGAGAGGCTGGCAAGCAGTGGTTTGATTTTGagtgaaatgaaaggaaaaaaataaattagaatatatccttaatttttttcaggcaATAGAAAAGCTGAACTCTTCTGACACAGCAgtttcaatattttttcaaaaagttGCAAAGGTAGAGTTAATATCTTGAAATGTCATATTTTTACATTTCCCAGATTTGAGGTatagaaaaatcaaaaatatccATCAAAAAAGATCAATtcatgaagggaaaaaaaaaaaaaaagccctcttttcttttataatctgttgggtttttatttgAACAAACAAATTAAGGGTCTGCCAAAAAAGAACACCAAGCTATTTGTTCCCAACTTTTCCTGCAGATGTTGGAAAGCCTAATTCAGTTTGGCCTGCTAACCCTCTGTGGAGGCCCTGATCCTGCACCACCATCTATTTCAGGAATCTGCAGATCAGTTCCCTACCTCAGCTCCACAAATGTTGCCAAAATATGCAAGGATAATATGTACAATTGCCAAATGCACCACAGATATCACTTCAGTATTCCAACAAGAGTCTgagttttccttctctgctaAACACCCAGCTGCCACAGAAACAGATGAAAACCTCTGAATACTCAGTATCTTTTGAGGACCAAAACCTTAGCTTTGAAAGCtcatctttcatttcttttatttccattttgaggaatcatttttttcttgttcctggTTTAAGAATACTTGAAATTATGACCACAGCATCTCTAAGGTAAGTTTAGACCCACTGTTTTCTGTTGGAAGATGCTCTTTTATTTACACTTCTCAGttatttagaaaaacaaaagagaaaccAAATAGAGAAATATCCTTTCCAGATGTCACTTCCTCGGGGGGTGGGAACACCAGTGGAAAAGCTATGAATTACTTTGTAAATTCTTGTTTAGCCTGAGATATAGAAAGGTTTATGTCCCTTACACACACCTCTATAGTGGAATAGCCACACACAGGCACAGACAGGGACCCTTCAGCACCGGAGTGCCTGAGGCAGGTTGTGCTCTGGAGCTGCCACCACAAGTTCAGGCTCCAGAGGAGCTGGAATCATAGAGGATACCTGGGATGGAAGTGTCACCAAGCACCACAGCAGCCGCAGGCAGGTGTTGTGGCAGTACAAGGAACTTCCAGTACACTACCAGAACCTCACAGCCGCTTCAGCTGCACTGGACCATGCCCCAGCCCCGGGTGGGGCAGCCCAAGGTTGAGAAACTTCCAGTAAAACCACAGCACAGAGTCTTGATACCAAATAAAACTGCCATTCCTCAAAAGATGCCTCACTCTTTCACCCTCAGCTTTGAACACTGCTCACTGCAGTTCTCCTGAAGGTGTCAGGGATGGGGTCAGCAATCACaggcaacagcagcagccaagtGAAGTAACCCCATTACTTTCTAACTCCAAAATTACAGCCAGCAGTGCTCCCAGGTTTTCACTCTTTCCCAACAGGAAAGCCCTAAGGAATCCAACAGCAATTCAGAGCCATTCTTTCCCAGCTGTCAACCTCACAGAGCCAGCCTTCTGCTTTTTAAgcctttttaagaaaaaagatttCAGGATATTCTACAACACAAAGAGGAAGCCACCAAACTGTAGAGCAGGGAAGAGGGTTAATTGAATGTCTTAATAGTCAAGTAATAGCAGCATAATTGATTTAATCCAGTAATCTTTTCACAACCAGAGACAAAGCCCACAAAAATTTGCTGTGAGAGTACTTTCACAAAACGTTCTGGTAAGCAATGAAACATGACAATGCAATTCAGACTATATTCATAATACCTTCACTACAAACATTGAAGCTCTGCTAATATCAGAAAAAATAAGATATATTCTTCCTACCTGAGAGGTGACTGAGGCTGGTAGGTACTGCATGCTCTGCACATCAGACTGTGTCTTAGAATCTCACATACCCTGGAACACTATTTCAGAGCCACGATCTCACCCATGCCAGTGGGGAAGCTCCAGCAAGAACAAATTACGCAGATTCAAACTTAATCAGGGAACAATCAGGAGAACCATTTTGCTTGCAGAAACCTGCATCCAATCATCATCCCTCCCAAAATATTGCTCAGCTTTATCCTATATCAGAAAATTtcacctctccctccctcttAACCCATCCTAGGTAACAAGCTACAGCTGGGGCAAAACAAACTGCTTTGCATCCTGCTTCCTGGGGCATTGGGAAAGGATGACCCTAACAAAAACCGTGGTGAAACATGCCTGCAGGTGTAAAGCAAAGCCCTGGCTGAATGTTCTTTGCTTTGAGCAAAGTCTTGCAACTGGAAGTACTTTTGAAGCAACTGGAATAAAGTGTGTTGTGTGAGAAAACAGTGGCACACATCCTGCACTCATGCCCTACCCTTggccctgggctcctgctgtCCATAGCAAGTCATTTAACATTTCTGGGCCTTGCGTCCTTCTGTGTAGACAGGATAATTCCCCCTAGGCCAGAAGAGAAGATCAGGGACTGACTCTGAACTATGAGTAGTCCCTAAATGAACCTTAGCCAAGCTCTCAGCTGTACCATTTCTGTAGGATGGTTGTGCAGTCCCACCACAAATCATGACAGCTTGTTGACAGTAAGCATTTTGGGGGACCTACATGTAATATTGTCCCTAAGTTCAGCACCAGTACtggaatgagaaaaataaaataatatcaCCTGTGACTAATACAAAGCATATATCAAAGTGATACTTCTGCACACAGCAACTGAAATCCAAAGCAGACAAGCTGTATGGAAGTACTTAGACCCCTTTCCATTGCTTTCCAAAATGGAGTACGGAGTAGCCCACTGCCCCCTCTGACAGGGACCCCTGTCTCCCTTCTTTGCTCTGACCCTGTGTACAGCCCATTCCCGCTCCCGTGGAAACCAACAGCAAGGCTTCTCCCAGCCTCTCCAGTCACAAAGTGTTTAGGCAGAAGAACTGTcttttctgtgttaaaaaaCTCCAATAAATAAATGCACCACCCTCCTCCTTTTCTAAAGTAGACTTCAGAGATGTTGCAGGAGACATTGTATGCATGGCTCTTTCAGAAGCTGGGCTGGTGGATTTATTAGatgattaaataaataaataagctgATCTCCTCGCACTGCTTCCAGGGGAAGTGGGGGCGGCCTCAGCTGGGGGTATAGGGGAGCCGGTGTCCGCCGACTGcccggggagcggcggggcgcTGGGGTGTAGCTGCTGGTCGTGGATGCTGCCCCGGAGCCGGGAGCGAGCAGGAACCTTTCTGTAGAAGGATAAAAATGTTGACTGTAGATAAGCGAGGTGCAGGTGGGGACTGAGGGCACTGCGGCAGCTCCGGCCGGTCCCCAGGGTTTACTTTTGGGGTTTATGGGAAGCAGGTGATGCCGCTCAACGGTCTCGGACTTATTCAACCTGTCCCCTGAACCAGAGTTCAGTCAGTGCACGTCGACGGTCCGTGCATCTCCCGTCCTGGCAGAGCCCttgcgggagggagggagcagagaaaacaaataaaagctcAGAAACTTGCAGTCAAAGGCTTTCCCCTACCCGGGGACGGCTCGCTGCAGGGCGCGTCTCAGATGTGCCGGGGTGCTGGGTGCGGGGTCGGCATCCTGCCCAGGCTCACCGGCCCCGGACGGGGTAGAGGGACGGGCCACCTCCCGGTGCGTCCCGCCCCAGCAGCGGTGACGAGTCCCGCGCTGCCCGCGCGTCCCCCACGCGTGCCGGGGTTCCGCAGGCCGGGAGGGCGACGTGGGGCCCGTCCCGTTTCCCCGCACCTGCCGGGCTCCGCCACCCTCTGAGCCAGAGGATTTTGCAGCGCAGTGTCGCACCACAGCCCGTACGCGATGCGCTGCTCGCTCCCCATCCTGGCTCCTGCCTCTGGAGAAAACTGCGTTTCTGAGCATCGGATgggagcaaaaaaaaaccccaagaccAAAGATGTCGAAACGCAAAAATATCAGTGGGTGGTTGGAGCTGAAATGACACGAGCTGACCTGGTAGGGTCGAGGGATTTGCTTGTTCCCAACAGGTCTTTTAAAGACCAATCTGACAAGCCGGAGAGGGGTTTACCGTGCCGGTGGGCCGGGTGTCCTGTTTCAGCGAGTCACGTACCATTAAAGAGgcacttttataagtttgtgGCGAGGCGCTGAGGCATTCAAAACTGCTCGCTCGGGAGGAAAACCCGCGGCGACAGCGCTTGGGGAAAGGGTTAACCCGCTGGCCGCCCTGCCTGGGAAATGATGGTAAATTATCCGGCGCGTTCTCCCGGGGAAGAAATTAGACTTCaaaagggctggagcccttctgAATATATATCAAGCAGATGGGCTGATGCGCTGTCTCGCTGATGTGCCATTGATTAGCCGCCCCACAAAAGTGCTGCAGCCCCGCTCGCCCACGGCGGGtgcgcgccgccgcccgcctcTCTCCGGGGCACtccggcggcggcagcgcgcCTCGGCGTTGAGTGGGGGAAAAGCGATGGCCGCCGCAAGACACCGGGAAAGAAAGATGAGGTCAGagtggggagagcaggagaagaggggtaagaaaaaaaacccaaaaccaacaaaaacaacagcaagaaaaaaccccaccaaaaaaaaaaaaaaaaaaaaaaaaaaaaaaagaaacggAGGAAAAACCGGGATGAAATActgaaatgcaaaaagaaaTCTCTTCAGAAACGGAGGGGATTTGCTTTCCCACCCCCAAATCTCGCCTTCCCTCTCAGCACTACTGAGAGCCTATCCCCGCGCTGCACAAGCTcccatctcaagtccctgcgTCGGGCCGCCACTTTCCCACCCCGAGCAGCCTCGGTTAAACCGAGCCGGGAGCGAAAAGTTGCGGGAAGCGGCAGAAAACCTGAGCTCTTCCCGCTGCCCGATGGGACAGAGGCCGCTCCGCCGCTGGCGCCCGGCGGGGGAGAGCCCGGCTACGGCACcaggctggggggctgggggtgtcgCATCCACCGCCGGAGGAGCTCAGTAAAAAAGGCCTGTTCCCTCCTCCCGGGTCTAagcagggaggcagaaaagCACACGCCAGAAAGTCACCCATTGAAGCGTTTAAATGCTTCACCGCTCAAACCGCCTTTGACACGCCTTGGCTGGGCTCCCGAAGGCATCCCGAGCCATTCGATAGCACTTCAGAAGAGGCCTTTCTGTCTGCCCCgctctgggcagcctggaaACGGCCAGCGGCGGCAGTGGCAGCGCACCCATCGCACAGGTGCAGCGCAGCCCGCGGAGCCGCGCTCCCATGCACTCCCAGGGACTCCGCAGAGAGAGTCCGACTGAAGTTAACATGGGGTGGCGGCAGGGCAGCACGTCTTTCCCAGGCCCCAACCGAGCTCCGGGCGGATAGCCGGCCGCGTACCCCAGCCCCGACTCCGGCGGACACACAGCCCCGAGCAAAGCCCCTTCCTTCCGCGTTGCAAGGACTTGGCCAGGGGCGGAAAACTTGACCCCTTGTCCCCCAGGGTGCGCCGACAGCTCCTCGCTCCAGCCTGGCTTGCCCGCGGAGAGGACGCTCCCCATGCGGGGCCGACCTCACCCACGCACAAGCCGATCCCTCCCCACTTTCCCCGCATTTTTCTCTCCCGGACAGGCACGTCACGGGCACATGCGACGGCAGGTCGCATGACACAAGGTCGGCTCCTGCCGCGTACCGGCATCGGTGCCGTGGGTGGCAGTGTCAGAGGTTGGGCCACGGGAGTGGGGCACACAGAGAAACACAAGCCGGGAGGTGCCCCTCGCGGGGACGGGGCGCAAAGCTGCCGGGGCTCCTCCCTGTGTTCCTGCACGGAGCGGGGGATTTCTGCGTGTCTCGGTCGGTGCTGCAGCGGCTCGGACCCCTGCGAGCGAGTGCACGTGCGTGCATGCGGCCACGCGTGTGCACGCCCGTGCGTGCCGGCCTCCGCGTGGGCTCGCCCATCCCTCTGTGGGCGCCTACCCCTCCGCACTGTCGGAGCAGACACGCTGGGCCGTTCCTGCgtatctttttctcttcctttgtcTCCCTTTCTTTGGCTTTGACTCTTTCAGGTGCCCCGGCGGTGCCCTCGCGTGCTGCTGGTTGCTGGGAGGTGGCGTGGCTGCCACTGCGCTGCTGTTGTgcgaggggagggagggaagggggctTGAATGCTGGCTGTTGTGCTCGGCTGGGGTGGGGGGCcgccgaggaggaggaggccgatgatgatgatgatggaggGGAGGGGGTGACGATGGAGCTCACCGCGGGCGCgcagctccctggggagccGCCTGAAAGGCCGCTGCGCTCACCAGCTGACAACGCGTGCTCCGCTCCAGACACGGCGCACCGCGGCCGGGAGCGAGGCCAGACCCCCCCCTCCGCCCTCCagcccccctgtcccccccatTGTCCGCCCCAAAGCATTGTCCGCCCCGCTCTAATTAAGAAACACTGGCCCCACGGCCAACTCCCCTTCTAACCCTCAACCCCCCCGCCGTGGTCCCTGCGCTTTTCTGGTCTCCCCTCGCTGGGTTTAACCCTTTCTcccccttcctttcctcctccctctccgAGGCCAGAGGTTGAACAAACAGCAGCCGGagagctgcagggcagagatgcGCCTCGGCCGCCGCGCCTCGCCCCGCTCCATCCCCCCGCAATCCCCGCCGGGACGGCCGGGCAGAGCCCCGCACCGGAGTTCGCGGCCGCGCTTCATCCGGCTTTGACCCGGGCTCAAAAGTCAACGGAGCCGCCGTGCGCCTCGCACAAAGGCGACTGCCTCCCCAAGCCCCCCAGCCCCCGCGCTCGTTTCGCACATCCCCAAGGACAGTCAGCGTTCAGCCAAAATTTAACGCTCGGATAGTGCGCTTCTGGCTCGCCCTTTTCATATAAAAGCCCGTTTAGGATGATAAAACCCCACGAAGCAAACCGGGCGAGACTGCATCCAGGGGTTGGTGCGCGTCCCCGCTCTTGTTAAAAAAACTTTGCGGTAGTCTATACAAAACAAACACTGTCGCAGGCTCAATAAAGCGATTTATCCATCTTCATTACTTAAAGAAATGTTGtctctttgtttgtttgggagATATTAAGCATGCTTAGCTTGCAACACATAGTTGATTCCTTTGCTAGTATCTTGGATACTTGGATCTGACTTTGGAAGGTAGGAGCTAATTGCTAATAATGGAGAGAAAGGAACCAGCCAGCATAGCGGGAGTGGCCTGGCATATGGGGAATGAGCGGTCTGAAATACTCAATATTCAAGTTTCCAAAATATTAATGAGATTATAGCAACCTGCAGCTATACGTTACAGCTTGTTAACGGAGTGCAAGAGAGGGGGGCTGCCAAGCGGTTGTTATGCAAACTCTATAGCTGAACCTTAAAATGGGAATGCGGCTGGGTATCTCTTTCAAAGAAgcgcttaaaaaaaaaaaaaaaaaagaaaaaaaaaaagaaaaaagaaaaaagaaaaaaaagcccctcAGACGGCGAGTGCTGCTGCGCTACGGCTGCGAGCACCAGCCACGCCATGCGGTGCGCTCGTCCGTCGGGGGAAGGGACCCGACCGAAGAAGGGGAGGATTTTGATGCGCTCTTTTCCACCACCTCGTGTGTTCGCAGCCGCAGAGGCAGAGCCCGGGACGGCGGAGCGGAGAGAGGCTGCACGCACCGCGACAACACGCGGCCGGCACCGCCGGGACCCCTCTGCGGGTGCTGCCCCTCAGTTcacggcggcggccgccgcttcCCCCGCGCCGAGTACatccccaaattaaaccaaataaacaaaacaacgCCCCCAaagttggtggttttttttgctcCGCTGTATCATTCCCGTGATGGGACCCCTCGCGTGCTCCCCAAGACGCGAGACCGGCTTCCACAGCACAGAAATCAGTGCTGGTAACCAAAGCTGACCTACCCCGACAAAGCAGGCATTTTATTAGGAAGGCAAATGACCCTCCCGATAAACTTTCCACCCTGCGGGACCGCAACCCGCTTCGGCAGGTacgggcggcggccgcgggtgCTGGCGgcgagcagggcagggagacaGCGCGGGGTTACCGGGGGGTGGGGTGGGCAGGTGCCCCGCTTCTGCAGGGGAAAGCGACACCCTCACGGGCTTCGATCCCGTGGGGCCGCTCCCCCGGCCGCTCCTGGTTAACTGATCACCTCTCCGACACCCCGctcccagtgtcacctgctGAACCCAGCGGGACCCCGGCACCGACACGGCTCCGGTTTAGCCCCGGGTCTGGTGTCACGGGCAGGCTGGGCTAAGCATCAGCCAATCCTCCACTCCCGTCCGGGTTTAACCCGAGCCCAGGGGCCACATCCTGATCCCCGGCGACCCGCCGCTCTGCTCGTGTGTCCCCTAAACCCTGCCGGCTTCCCCGCCCGCTGCCAGCCCTTTCCGCTCGGCTTATATCCCCCGTGGGAAGATCCGCTCGTGTCCCCGAGAAGAGGAGGAATGGGGAAGAAGGGAATGATGTGACTTGAGCGGCGGTGCGGGGACAGCGGCGCTACGGAACAGCGACAAGCTCCTTACCATGCACTTGTTGCAATAACCCGGTTCCGCTGGGAACTGAGGGGCGGAAACGGGACAGGGTCCCGGCGGTGCAGGGAGCGGAGGTAGTGCTGCACCACGCGGGGCAGTGCCTGCCCCGGCCCCCGGTCCCGGGATCCGTCCGTCCCTCTGCAGGCAGCCGGAGCGCCCCATCGGCTCCCCGGAGCATCGCCCCCGGCTCTGTACTCTCACCCCCGCCGCGGAGTTTGACACCACTTCGGCTCGGGGAAGGCGAAGGGAGAAGTTGAACCCGACCATGATTTGAGGctgattttgttttggttttttttttccacgtTTATTTGAtctcaaaaaaaatttaaaattaaaatacataaaacaaTGGCAGCTGGCGTTgctaaaatcaaaataaacgATTTTTGTCgtagaaaagaattttttttaaaaaaaagagagaagcagaaataaTTGCAAACACTGCATAATAAATACGTTTCCTATTaccacaaaaggaaaaaaaaactgacaTAAAAGTTTGACACGACAAAACCGTTTTCGTTTTTAAGAGAGCGTTAGGATTAAGTGGCTTAATTAAACATTGGTCTCCAATTGGCAGTTAGTAGCTTTTCTCTTGAAACTGCATCTCCAGCCGCTGATAAAGTGCTTGCGCCAAGTTTCACCCCAAAAGACGCCGACATGGTGCTCTAAGGAAAATCCACATTTTCTCCGCTCTTTACAGGTTAAGACGGTGCGctactgacttttttttttttttttttttttttgtgtgtgtgtgtgtgtgtgtgtgtgtgtgtgtttccaCAGCAATGCGACCCACGGCAGGATCGGTGTCCTGAAAGACGGGGGTGTCAGGGCGGGTTCAAGGCTGGGTGGGGATGGATGGCGCCGGCAGCACCCCCGGCAGCGGGGCCAGGCTTTCTCCCTGCGCATCACCTGCTCGCCGACGGGGCGAGCCAGGCTCCGCGCTGCGAGGCGGCGTGTTGGCAGGAGGGAACGGCAACGACTTCTAGGCGAAAGAAACTTTCGAAGTGtaaactaaaaattaaaacaaaccaaCCGACCCTGACAGACAGGGCGGGTACAGTCACTCGCTAACAGCCATCCCCTCTGGACAAACCAGAGGCTGCCGGGTGTGGGAGACGAGGGGGCGGATTTCAAAGCGACCGAGGGGAGCCGATGCCGTCCGTGGCGGCACCGCGTCCGGCTGCTTGCCCCACGGCGGAGTCTGTGCTTCGAGGGGCGGCCTTGCGGGGGTGCCGCGGACGACGCCCCTGCCTTAGCTGGCCTCATCCGAATCGCTGTAGTGGGAGCGGGGCGAGAACTCCCCGTCGCTCCTGTGGGACCGGGGCGACGTCTTGCTCCTCTCCTGCGGCGGCTGCCCGGGCTGCGGCAGGAGGAGGGCGGGGGAAGGGGCTCTCTGTCCCATCAGGGCGCCCTCCGCAAAGGAGAAGTGCAGCGGGTCGAGCTGCACCGAGTAGCCCcccgcggccggcggcggggggaAGCGAGTCCGGCCGTGCCCGGGGGGGGACGCTCtgggcggccccggcggcggcgccggcggccccggcggcgctccggccccggcggcggcgcaGGGCGGCTCGAAGGGGGCCCCGCGGTGCTCGGCCTTGCCGGAGCCGTCGGaaggggcggcggggccgtgcAGCAGCTCGGCCAGGGCGCTGATGTAGATCTGCGCCATCTGCAGCGTCTCGTACTTGGAGAGCTTCTTGTCGTTGTTGAAGGAGGGGATGACATTGCGCAGCTGGTCGAAGGCGTGGTTCAGCCCGTGCatccgccgccgctcccgcgcGTTGGCCGCCAGCCGCCGCTGCTTCTGCACGCCGCTCACCTGCGCCCGCagcccggggccgccgccgccgccccgcggccgcccaccgccccgcgccccgccggggCTGttcccgccgccccgcgccgcgccgccctccgccgccgcctcgTCGTCCTCGCCGGGCAGCAGGTAGcgcggcgaggcggcggcgggcaggCGGGCGGCGCAGCACACGCCGAGCCACGAGCCCGGCGCGAAGCCGCCGCACCCGCTCTGCTCCGGGcccggcggcggctccggcggccccggcggctcccgggcgcgctctgcccaggggaggctCATGGCTCTATCGCCGCGCGCCCATCGGGCCGCGCGCAGCCCCCGCCTCGCGCGTGGCGCCCCGACGGCTCCGGTGT from Anomalospiza imberbis isolate Cuckoo-Finch-1a 21T00152 chromosome 4, ASM3175350v1, whole genome shotgun sequence includes:
- the ATOH1 gene encoding transcription factor ATOH1, translating into MSLPWAERAREPPGPPEPPPGPEQSGCGGFAPGSWLGVCCAARLPAAASPRYLLPGEDDEAAAEGGAARGGGNSPGGARGGGRPRGGGGGPGLRAQVSGVQKQRRLAANARERRRMHGLNHAFDQLRNVIPSFNNDKKLSKYETLQMAQIYISALAELLHGPAAPSDGSGKAEHRGAPFEPPCAAAGAGAPPGPPAPPPGPPRASPPGHGRTRFPPPPAAGGYSVQLDPLHFSFAEGALMGQRAPSPALLLPQPGQPPQERSKTSPRSHRSDGEFSPRSHYSDSDEAS